cCCTCCCCTGCGCGGCCGCCACGTGTGCCCCGAGGTCTACCTGGGCCGCCGCTACGACCACCCTTATAACCAGCACGGGATGGAGACGACCAACTGCACTGGAGTCGCTCCTTTCCGCAGCGTCCTGACGATCCTGCTGCCGGCGAGATCGTGGACACCTGAGGCCCTTGGATTCGTCGTGGCGCGCATCAGGGCGCTGTACGACGTCCCCATCGTTGCCATAAGAGCCGAGAGGCCGAGCGAGGACAAGCGCGACGCCGGCGTTCGATACCTCTCGGCCGCAGCCAACGCCTCTGACGCAGATCTGCTCAACGAAGCCGTGAAGCTGGTGGAGACGCCCTTCGTGCTGCTGGGGGAGTCGCTGGCGCACTTCAGCAACCAGTCGTCGCTGGAGCGCCTCGTGCGGGTGCTGGACGACCTGGACCACGTGCAGGTGGCCGGGGGCGCTGCCAGGGACCCGCAAGGCCACTGGAGCCACGGCTGTCTGCAGCAGCACATGGCCAACTACCAGGCCAAGTACACAATGGGCTACTACCACTCCAAGTACGAGTGCATGTACTGCGAcgacctcctcacccccttcgtcACCACAACCAAGCTGCTTCGCTCGCTCGCCTTCAGCGCCGGCCTCAGCGGACAGGCCCTGTACCGAGACTGGTTCGCCAAGGTGCGCGGCGCAGGCCACCTGGCCGTGCTCTGCCCCGACGTCATGTTCTTCGTCGGCGACCACGTCAACATGACGGCCGACGACTGGCTGCCCGTGGCCCGCCGCTGGGCCCTGCAGAAGGTGACGTCCTTCTCGGGCGAGACCTTCCTGTTCCCGTGCGAGGACGTGGGCATCAAGTGCACCAACATCAAGGCGATGACCAAGTGGTACTTGCTGCCGCCGTGCTGCCTCGACATCGCCATGGAGGACGTTCGCGTCCTGGTGGACTTCGCCGAGCGCGAGGGCCTCGAGTACGAGCTCCAGGCAGGCTCTGTCCTCGGCGCCCTCAAGTTCGGGTCGTACCTCCCCTGGGACATGGACCACGACGTGTACGTGGAGTGCAGGCACTTCAAGAAGTGGACGCAGAAGTTCGGCGCCATCGTCAAGGGCAGGAACTGCACGCCGAAAGTCAAGTACAAGAACGTGTTCCTCAAGATCATCTGCCCTTCGTTCACCATGGACATCTTCTGCCGCGACGCGCTCAGCAGGAAGTTCCTCCCGAAGGAGTACGCGAACACGCCGACCTCCATCCTGTACGGTGGCCGCTGGACCAAGGTCACGGCCAACCCAGGGCTCTTCGCCAGGAACGGCATCGGCCTGGAGGTCCTGAAGCACGTGCAGCACTCCAGCCACATCCTCAACGCTCAGAAGCGGAGAGGCACCAGCGCCGTCCCCGTCGGGAGGCCGGGCACGTGGCTCAAGTGCAAGAACCCCAACCACCACGCGTGCCTCGACAGCTTCCCCGCCGACGGGAACCTTCCCTTTGTCTTCCCGTGAATGGTATCGGCCAAatgtgacacacgcacacacgttcacacatatacgcaaacaaacaaacaaaaaaacacgaacatacacaaacacacgcacgtgaaGTAACACAAACGCAGCAACACAGACACTTCCCATTTCGTCCGAGGAACCAAAGGAACAGAAAGAATCTCACCTCTAAAAGCTCCCCAACTCTTCCCTCACGTCTTCTCCCTCACCAGCACTCACTTCACTTAACATGTCACCGCATAGTCATCACgtccaaataaaagaaaactcgGATATATAGAACTACCTTTTGTACCAGGACAGTTTATGGTAGCTGTTGTAGCCTGTACCAAAATACACCAGTAGGGTTAGTCCTTATTGCAGTGGTTGTAGTTGTAGCATTAGACACCGTAGGTCATGTAGATTAGCTTCACTTTCTCCATTGAAAAGCATTAAGACAGTGTAGAAACAGTATGAAAATGAGAATTATATCTTCACAGAGGCTAGAGATAGAACTGTTGTATTTCGATCTAATCTATAGATTCATCTGACTAAAATCATTATATAATCCTGGTGGAAAATACAGCACTGAAATACATCAGTTGTATAATATTGTAAGTAGTTATTCGTTATCACATCATCTATATCTTCGACATCGAATTACAGCTGTTCATATCATTAATCATTAGCATTTCCTGTGTCACAAGAAACAGATAATCTAGAAGGTATCTCTGATAAGCTTATGGTACGAGTGAGAAACatccattaacttttttttatcatttttattttttatttttttttatcatctctccTCGCCGTTTTGGAAGTCGCTTTAATGCTGCGCATTTTTGTCTTTGcgtgtctatttttttcatttttttttgcgcgtccgtacgagcgtgtgtgtgtgtgtgtgtttgtttgagtgtgtgtgcgtccgtgcgtgtgtgtgtgtgtgtgtgtgcgtgcgtccgtgcgtgcgtgtgtgtgtgtgtgtgattgtgtgtgtgtatatcttgttttttttagtcgtttttcttcttctatgtcgtcttcataattataattctattGGTATCAcacttatctttatcactatcatcattaactatatatctatctacattgttatcactatgaatattattaccatcaccgtcactatcatcattactactattgttatcaccattatcattattattattatcattatctgtatgtctatctgtatcattatcaccgCATCATATCATCCTGATTACCATCAATACGACTttttacaatgaaaataaaacggaaGATTACCATTGTTTACACTTCTCTTATCTAAAGGGGAGTGGTTAGATAAGGACCGAGCTAAGtatttttcaaacattttttttaataggCCCATGAGTATGATATGATTAATTTCCCAActtaagaaatatataatttgactttttttttattacatcaggTATACATTTTAGAGTGAATGATTTCTGTAATATATATTCCTTCTCAATCCTACATGTCACAATGACCTCTATTCCTACAGTACTGAAGGACCACAACCAGGTACCGTTGCTTGCttttgtaataatatcaatagtggtatttttttttagcgcggttgttgttgttgttttatgctcgcaatcacaacaacaaaatgataacgataataataatgatgattttgatggtagtttaaatgatgatgatgactgcaataatcataatgattaaaacTTATTATCGCTTTTATGGTCACCATCATGTTCTTTATCATTAACGtgtgctgttgttattttgaCAACTGTttcgattattattgttattattcttgttacgaTTGtgattctttcctttatttctgccttccgttctcctctctatctatctttttcggtcttctctccctccctcccccaccccctctgtctcctttctctcgctctctcacttactctctgtctctccctcacttccccctctcttctctctccttcctccctcctctcctctcctctcctttctctctctctctctctctgtctccctcactccctctccctctccctccccctctctctctctcccaacctctctctctccctccctctcaacctctctccccccctcattctctgtctctctctctccctcactccgtctctcccctccccccctcccctctcactctcctcctctcggtaaaaaaaaaaatcaagaatatctGGTCGTGGTAAAACAAACCTGTAGGAAACTTTATCCCCTTATTCTATCGAGTCATTTGAATAAATTATTTCCGTACTGGCAActactttcatttcccttttttttaaagtttattttgTGGCGCTGATATTCATTGATATGATGTGTTTGTAGTATTATAGTCGTATGAATGATATTTTTCAAATGAACTTGTGTGACGAAGCTGTTTACGTCGATTAGATTAGGTAATGAATGAAATATCTTTATCTTGAggtgatgtatatttataaagcCGAAATCCATGATATATAAAAGCTCTTAAAAATCTCAACGAATATATCCTAAGGGaatgaaatgaaggaaaacaaacaaaatagaaaagaaaagaaaagaaaaaaggtgaaaatattCCCTAACAGGTATTTCACACCTGCATTGACCAACACACTAATGCCGGGTTGCCTTACGTCGAGCCTCAAACCCGTATTTCTGCTTTGACTGCCTTGAACCTGACTGTCCAAGCAAAGCCACTCTCTCACGCTCCTCCAACCCTGAAATAAAgagcaacagaaaacggacacgatactttgttgttttttccttgttttttttcccttcctttgacacgacactttctttcttcctcctcttgttttttattctttttcctttcttcccctccacacACCTCGCTTGGCTCCCATAATGCCCGCGAGACGAGACAATCCAAAAGCCATAGAGATCCCCGTTTTCTCTTCACGACGCAtctgaaaagaaaacgggaactttCTTCTCCCGCCCCCGAGCCAAGAGATGGAGGGGCGGCCGCGTTCGCTAGCATTGTCCAGCTGGTCCCCCTCCTGGCCGCGTTCGTTCGGCTTTTGTTTCTTCGCGGGATGAAAGCGAGACCGGACGGAGATGTCGAAGGTCGGGGAGCCTTGACCCTCTCAGTGTAAGAGGAGTCGGCGAGGGGGTAGGTCACTCGATCGACTGTCTGGGAGATAAGGATCGAGAGGCaattttatcatcgttgttatccgTAAATCTTGATAATTTTTAGTCTTATCGTGAAGAGCTGTTGAAACAGCGTTTTCCTAACTGATAAGAATGGGACCGATGGTTATTTTAGGTAAGTAGAAGTACTGTTCTTGCTGAAATCCCGTTCtgaaaagaatagagaataaaattaattaaaaatcacaataattaaaTACAAAATAAGGTTCTGAATTGCTTGAAGTTGACACAGTGACGGAATATTGATATTAagttgttcacacacacataagtatatgtatacaaatatgtgtgcatatccgcgtacatgtgtgtgcgtacgtgtgcgtagaaagacagacagatacagacagaactctcccctcctcctccccacacccctcttcactatactcccccctcccctccccacatccccctctcactgacctcccttcctcccccccctcctccccacaccctctcactatactcccttcctccccacatcccccaccccaccccacttccttccacttcctcctcccctcccctcccccacacacccctctcactgtactctccctccctccccctcctcctcccccacaccaccctctcactatactctcccctcctccccacatccccaccccacaccccccctctcactgtactctcccttcccctccctcctccctcccctgccacaTCCCCTCTCActgcactctccctccctccctcctcctcctcctcctcccctccctccccccacacacacaccctctcactatactctcccttcctcctccccccccctacacaaTTCCCCTCTCACtgtactctcccctcctcctccctgcgcccccctacacccccttctcACTGTActctccatcctccctacctcctccccaccccctccccccacacccgcaGCCGCAAGCACAGGCCTCCCGCAAGCGACCCTGACCCTCGTCCTCCTGCTCTCCGGTGCCTCGAGGGGGATAGGCCTACCCACGGCGGCCTCCTCGCCACACGGCGCGGGAAATCTGGTCGACACTTCGCAGGAACCGAGAGTGAGTACATAGGCCTAAAACCCTAcgatgataagaggaagaagaggaagaggaagaagaagaaaaaaaaatgtaggaatgcagacatctttattttattattattattttttttatttttcaatgttGTCATAATTTATTTTGCAATTTTCCCATTGATTTAGGGCAACATGCTGCCATTTCGATTTCAATGATATTTCCCCTTAtcttgaaaaagaagaagaaaaaagaatatatatatatatatatatatatatatatatatatatatatatatatatatatatatatatatatatatatatatatatatatatatatatatatgtatgtatgtatgaatagataaatttttCAGGACAAGCGCGGTCTGTTCAGTTTGGGCGGAGTGGGCGGCAGTGCGAGTCACCCGAGTCTCAACTCCATTCTCCTCAGTGCTGGGTGAGTCACGTTAGTCAGTtaagtcactcagtcactcagttaATCAGTCAGTTGTGTCAGTCTGTTAGTTGGTTAGTCAGTCAGTGAACCAGTCAGTTAAGTCATTCTGTTAGATGGTCAGTCTGTTAGGCCGTCGAGTCAGTCACTCAGTTAGTTTATCAGTCAGTTAAGTCAGTCTGTTAGTTGGTTAGTCAGTGAGCCAGTCAGCTGGTTAGTCAGTTAATTAATTTGTCAGTCAAGTCAAACCAATAAATCAGGGCAAATCAATTAAGTCAGTCGAGTTAATCTACCAGTGAATCAGTCAGTTAATCAACCAAGGCAGTCGAGTCAGTTATCTAAGTCAGTCCGTCACTTGTTCACTCGTTCATTTACTCAGTCACACGCAGAAAATGTGACAAAAGAGAACGGTGAGTCAGttaatcagtcagtcagacagtcagttATTTAGTTGATTTGTCAGCTATTCAGTCAGGTAGTTAACGAGTCAGTAAGTCAGTTTAGTTGATTTGTCAGCCTGTCAGTCAGTTGGCCAGTTAacatgtcagtcagtcagttagtcagatTATATAATttgtcagccagtcagtcagttggCCAGTTaacatgtctttttctctctattatatttctcatctattctcctttctaatttatctaattatattttgtttttctttttcttttctttttttctctattaactttctcgttatttttattttttgatttatctaattatctttcttttttctttttcttttttttttctctattatatttctcgtttattctcttttgtaatttatataattatctcattttttcttctcttatctatttatttttctgttatatttCTCGTTTATTGTCCAATTTAACAaattttccatttgttttcttctctttcttttctttttctttctctctgttatatttcacatttattctcctttctaatttatctaattatttcattttctctattatatttctcctttattgtccttcccttcctattcgcGTCAGCAGCATGGGCGCGGGCGGGGGTTTGGGCGTGACGGCAGCCGAGGTCACGGGCGTGGCTCAGGCGGCTGCAGGACACGCCCACGAGGTCGCCGCCCAGCAGGATGAGGCGGCGTGGAAGGCGGCGAGGATGGCGTCGAagcaggtgagggagggaagtggagggaagtggagggaagtggagggaagtgggagggagggaagtggaggtgagggggaggaaaaaggggtagggagggaggtggaggggaaagggggagggaagaagggagggaagggagggaatggaggtgagggggaggaaaaagggcagggagggagggagggggaaaaggagtaggaagaagggaggaaaagggtagggaagtggagggagggaagggagggagggagagggggagaaaaggggtaggaggggaggtggaggggaaaggggtgaggtgagggaagtggagggtgaaaagggtggtaggggaggggaagtggaagggagggaaaagggagagggagggaagtggaggtgaaggggagggagagaagtgagagagggatgtgATAGGATTGGAGGGAAGttgagggaagtggagggtgggaggtaaagggaatggaggtggaaggaagtgagggggcgggagggacgggagggaggtggagggagggaagtggaagtgagggagagatgggataGGATTGGAGGgatttttaagatttaagatttagttctaattctatttgttacaatggatattctttgctgtgacacactgtctgttttttattttgcccaaatctccccctgtgtgcaaggagtggccggggataccactcactggccgggcgtgggattgaacgcaggtccgcaagattggtGGGGAGGGACGTGGAGCAGCTCATGACCGCTGCGCGAAGGAAGGAGGCACATGGAGATAGacgagagaagggatggaagtggagggaagggagggagtgaagtgagggagggaggggagtgaaggagagagtgagggaaggatgggttaggattggagggaagtggaaggaaatgagggatgggagagaatggccgggagggaagtggagggaagtgaggaatgggagggaagtgagggagggatgggataagattggagggaagtggatggagaggggtggtgggagggaagagagggataggagggagtggagtggagtgaaaggaagggagggatgggagggagaaggaagaaagtggagggaaggaagggtaggagggagggaaggagtggaagtgaaggagaaaggagtttggagggagggagtgaaaggaagggaggaatgggagagggaagggaggaagaggaatggaaggaggtgagggagggagagggagagggagggaggagggagggagaaagggagaggcggaagtggagggaaggagttaaggaatggaaggacgagaaggaggaagggaggggaaggagggaaggaaggatgggagagagggagagagagagagaaagagcgagagagatagggaggagggagagagagagagagagagagagagagagagagagagagagagagagagagagagagagagagagagagagagagagagagagagagagagagaagagagaaagagagagacaggaagagagagaaggagaagaaagaaacatagacagatagagagagagagacacacacacacagacaaacagagagaagagagtaaggaaataaagagagataaagcgacacaaaaacaaaacaaagatctgAACACAGAACCTTAAATGAAACAAGAGACAAAcatgaaacagacaaaaaaacaacccagagaacagaaagaagcagaacccaaagaacaaacaaacaaaaacaaacaaagcaaacacccagagaaagaaagaaagaaaaagaatctaaagaaaaaaaaaaaaaagacacacacacccaccaagacccccactaaccccccacccccccttcacgcccacgcccacccccagaTCGCGGAGAAGGCGTCGGCGGCGGCCCAACGTGCACAGGAGGCCGCAGCCCGCAAGTACCAGCAGGCAGCCTACCTCACGCAGGCGGCACAGACGGCGCAGGTAAGCAAGCACCAGAGGACTGCAGTTGTTGTGTTATGGTTGGCAACGATTGtggtattatttgttattgtttgttattatttgttattgtttgttgttatttgttattatttgttattgtttgttattatttgttattatttgttgttacttgctattatttgttatctgttattatttgttattatgttattgtttatattgtttattgttattgttgttattatttgtatgattataatcacaattgatatttgttatctgttattatttgctattatttgttattatttgttgttattacttttatgttcttatttatgttattttttatgactgttatcattgtttttcttactttcgttattagcatcatcaccgtttaattaatatcatcatcagtttcattaccattataatatcattatcattatcatcaacattattatcattatgattacaattatcattatccatcctcctcatcctcattgttttcattatcattatcattatcatcattatttttttccatcctcctcttcctcatcatattcattaccattaacaatatcattattatcatgatcattaacattattaacattattatcattattatcattatgattatccttatccttatccatcctcattattttcattaccattaacaatatcattatcatcatgatcattaacattatcatcatcatcgccattctcatcatcatcattcacattatcatcattatcgccattatcatcatcatcgccatgctcatcattcacattatcatcattatcgccattctcatcatcattatcatcccttcttcttcctccctccgtcaggTGTCAGCGTTCAGCGAGGCGGCGGCGTCAGCACAGGCGGCCAAGGCTCTGCAGGCGGTGGACGCCCTCGTCGAGTGGGCGGCGCAGCAGCAGCACGCGCTCTcggaggtgggcgtgggtgggcgtgggtgggcgtgggtggacgaggggggagggcggggatttttttttttttttttgaggggggtggcggggtgggcgtgggtgaacgaggggggagggcgggggtattttttttttttgagtggggaggcggggtggggcgtgggtgggcgtggctgggtgtggggtgggaggggggtaggggcggatttttttgaggggggaggcggggtgggcgggtgaacgaggggagagggcgggggattttttttgaggggggaggcggggtgggcgtgggtgggggtgggtgggggtgggggggcgagggggagggcggggatttttttttttgaggggggaggcggggaaggggggtggacgaagggggagggggtagggcggggatttttttttttgaggggggagggggggggagggggggttcgaaTCGAATTGCTTGATTTCGTTaatcggtttttttttttgtctgttttttggtgTTTATTCTCCCGTGTTTTGTctatcatgtgtatatgtaaatagatatatagaggtacatatgtgtgtgtgtgtgcgtatgtgtatgagcatgtgtgtgtgtgtgcgtatgtgtatgagtatgtgtgtgtatgtgtatgtatgcacatacacacacactttctctctctcaccatttatctatctatcttctcctgtCGCTTCCGACACGCacctatctatctcactcccctcccaccgatttctccctcctacccccactcctctcctacctcctcactcacccttctctccacccacctccctcctaccccctcctacccactcccctccctccctactgtaccccctcctacccactccctcctcctacgtACCCCCTCCTTTTTCCGACGACACTCCTTCTTCACTTACTCTTTCCCATttcctacccactctctctcaaccactttccccctcc
The DNA window shown above is from Penaeus vannamei isolate JL-2024 chromosome 29, ASM4276789v1, whole genome shotgun sequence and carries:
- the LOC138867362 gene encoding uncharacterized protein; this translates as MNFGVWRDVVGWVPWSWLWRRGLVLLLVGVVGVSFLVRERSQLRGSVPVERSSEVDFTAPEEAEVSSGLSTPEPMGVSSEEAAPDVPYVSPSPAPAPPPSPCPLDVLQETPQPCPECPECPACPDCPTALPPPPPPTCPPCPKPVRCPLRTRTLPCPKPPPAVSLIPVSSSSLPFPSSSSSFSPASYSSSSPSSSSIFPSSSSSSSSYSSSLSLSASPPSPPSSSQAMLIEGKSAASSSSSPPRTSSASSNVAAASPEAPSCRPGPEALQKAYRRRLAKTLADLQRQISRLAGRRAVVDAKWSLVLRALVQELDPHVSSSNASWDFSARLPSSPAPSSPAPPPLRGRHVCPEVYLGRRYDHPYNQHGMETTNCTGVAPFRSVLTILLPARSWTPEALGFVVARIRALYDVPIVAIRAERPSEDKRDAGVRYLSAAANASDADLLNEAVKLVETPFVLLGESLAHFSNQSSLERLVRVLDDLDHVQVAGGAARDPQGHWSHGCLQQHMANYQAKYTMGYYHSKYECMYCDDLLTPFVTTTKLLRSLAFSAGLSGQALYRDWFAKVRGAGHLAVLCPDVMFFVGDHVNMTADDWLPVARRWALQKVTSFSGETFLFPCEDVGIKCTNIKAMTKWYLLPPCCLDIAMEDVRVLVDFAEREGLEYELQAGSVLGALKFGSYLPWDMDHDVYVECRHFKKWTQKFGAIVKGRNCTPKVKYKNVFLKIICPSFTMDIFCRDALSRKFLPKEYANTPTSILYGGRWTKVTANPGLFARNGIGLEVLKHVQHSSHILNAQKRRGTSAVPVGRPGTWLKCKNPNHHACLDSFPADGNLPFVFP
- the LOC113810253 gene encoding antifreeze protein Maxi codes for the protein MGPMVILAASTGLPQATLTLVLLLSGASRGIGLPTAASSPHGAGNLVDTSQEPRDKRGLFSLGGVGGSASHPSLNSILLSAGMGAGGGLGVTAAEVTGVAQAAAGHAHEVAAQQDEAAWKAARMASKQIAEKASAAAQRAQEAAARKYQQAAYLTQAAQTAQVSAFSEAAASAQAAKALQAVDALVEWAAQQQHALSEVLAASEAQTAQAHAVRETIQQAYRAQAQQAWKAQQIAQHLLQQQALGMQNLDKAQMAAQKAVAAAQKALVKAKGGAKSAAYG